One genomic window of Aquisalimonas sp. 2447 includes the following:
- a CDS encoding type II toxin-antitoxin system RelE/ParE family toxin produces the protein MSRVIFTPAAVQDLDRLKGFLQAKGPAAAEKAAQAIIQGMQAIEEMPHIGRPIEDLPPEYRDWLVDFGDSGYIARYRLDGETAVVLAIRHQKEVGL, from the coding sequence GTGTCACGAGTAATATTCACACCGGCGGCGGTCCAGGACCTTGATCGGCTGAAGGGCTTTCTCCAAGCGAAGGGCCCCGCTGCCGCAGAGAAAGCCGCTCAGGCCATTATCCAAGGCATGCAGGCTATTGAGGAGATGCCGCATATCGGCCGTCCTATCGAGGATCTCCCACCGGAGTACCGGGACTGGCTCGTTGACTTCGGCGATAGCGGCTATATCGCACGTTATCGGCTCGATGGGGAGACTGCCGTCGTGCTCGCCATTCGCCACCAGAAAGAAGTCGGCCTGTAG
- a CDS encoding HDOD domain-containing protein: MNDIPSPDQLGAWKPLDELGGERLERLHAKASAERLKRGVRLEAARETRHLVYLLKGRASVSEPDGEGAFIEAGSATSAHPLFDGLSRRAVARLDSGSVVMRLPRSLFDLLLDEQRQSAYQVQETYVGDSSMRLVQRLLTEIHGNRLELPVMPKIARHLAAMDEDDDLDKLYRILRLEPSLAGRIIQACNSPAYRRPGHTVTLLSDAIALLGFVTVRQLALAMTLSAPFKVKAPEARKLLAPVWRDSVRVSVVAALIARESATSLNSERCLLAGLMHQVGHIPIILYSAEEGGAGSGELQEALDQVGGMIGREVLSFWGFEEAVAVVPERLQEVTQPQEGQPSIADAVSLARILCDRTRGGKQPEGLPADRYPGTVRLGLDLADPGACATLLERSRSELRELQQALG; the protein is encoded by the coding sequence ATGAACGACATCCCTTCCCCGGATCAACTGGGTGCATGGAAGCCATTGGACGAACTCGGCGGCGAGAGGCTGGAGCGCCTGCATGCCAAGGCCTCGGCGGAACGGCTGAAGCGCGGCGTCCGACTGGAGGCGGCCAGGGAGACACGGCATCTGGTGTATCTGCTGAAGGGCCGGGCCAGCGTGTCCGAACCGGATGGCGAGGGCGCCTTCATCGAGGCCGGGTCGGCCACATCCGCGCACCCCCTCTTTGACGGGCTGTCACGGCGCGCGGTGGCTCGCCTGGACAGCGGCTCGGTGGTGATGCGACTGCCCCGATCACTGTTCGATCTGCTGCTGGACGAACAGCGCCAATCGGCCTACCAGGTGCAGGAGACCTACGTCGGCGACAGTAGCATGCGACTGGTTCAGCGCCTGCTCACGGAGATTCACGGCAACAGGCTGGAACTCCCGGTGATGCCGAAAATCGCCCGGCATCTCGCCGCCATGGACGAGGACGATGACCTGGACAAGCTGTACAGGATCCTGCGTCTGGAGCCGTCGCTGGCTGGGCGCATCATCCAGGCCTGCAACAGCCCGGCGTACCGGCGGCCCGGACACACCGTCACGCTGCTTAGCGACGCGATCGCTTTGCTTGGTTTCGTGACCGTGCGCCAGCTCGCGCTGGCCATGACCCTGTCCGCGCCCTTCAAGGTCAAGGCCCCGGAGGCGCGGAAGCTGTTGGCGCCCGTGTGGCGTGACAGTGTCCGGGTGTCCGTCGTCGCGGCCCTGATCGCCAGGGAGTCGGCGACCTCACTGAACAGCGAACGCTGCCTGCTCGCTGGCCTGATGCATCAGGTGGGGCACATCCCGATCATCCTCTACTCAGCGGAAGAAGGCGGCGCTGGCAGCGGTGAGCTCCAGGAGGCACTCGACCAGGTCGGCGGGATGATCGGCCGCGAAGTGCTCTCCTTCTGGGGGTTCGAAGAGGCTGTTGCCGTGGTGCCGGAGCGGTTGCAGGAGGTCACGCAACCGCAGGAGGGACAACCCAGCATTGCGGACGCGGTCTCCCTCGCCCGCATCCTGTGCGACCGGACCCGGGGCGGCAAACAACCCGAGGGACTCCCGGCAGACCGCTACCCCGGCACTGTGCGTCTGGGACTGGACCTGGCCGACCCCGGGGCCTGTGCCACCCTGCTGGAACGGTCGCGCTCGGAGTTGCGAGAGCTGCAGCAGGCCCTGGGGTAA
- a CDS encoding lipid A deacylase LpxR family protein: protein MQRAVALLAIALLWPATGSAYDPEWGTLTLEYENDLFAGEDRYYTSGVRATWLSPDERIPGWVRSGADLFPFFEPHGQLKLSYSLAQNMYTPEDIEEPDPPPDDRPYAGWLYFTVGLGNETARRVDRLQLNVGVVGPASLAEKTQAEIHRFTGSPQPQAWDTQLRNEPAIMLSYERQWRAWIGTGMDGWGMDVTPHVGGSVGNVFTQLSTGLTLRAGRDLPLDWGPPRIQPALPGSGVFRPRSDFGWYLFAGVDGRAVARDIFLDGNTFKDSRSADKRPFIGEVQVGGAMNIGRRIRITYTHVFPTREFRGQEGTQDFGAIAGSMVF, encoded by the coding sequence ATGCAACGCGCAGTCGCCCTGCTTGCCATCGCCCTGCTCTGGCCGGCGACCGGGTCGGCCTACGATCCGGAATGGGGCACGCTGACGCTGGAGTACGAGAATGATCTGTTCGCCGGTGAAGACCGCTACTACACCAGCGGTGTGCGGGCGACCTGGCTCTCGCCGGATGAGCGGATCCCGGGCTGGGTGAGAAGCGGCGCTGATCTCTTCCCCTTCTTCGAGCCCCACGGGCAACTGAAGCTCAGCTATTCCCTGGCGCAGAACATGTACACCCCCGAGGACATCGAGGAGCCCGATCCGCCGCCGGATGACCGCCCCTACGCAGGGTGGCTGTACTTCACGGTGGGTCTTGGCAACGAGACGGCACGCCGGGTGGACCGTCTGCAGCTCAACGTCGGCGTTGTCGGACCGGCCTCGCTGGCGGAGAAGACCCAGGCGGAGATCCACCGCTTTACCGGCTCACCGCAGCCCCAGGCCTGGGACACGCAGTTACGTAACGAGCCCGCGATCATGCTCAGCTACGAGCGCCAGTGGCGCGCCTGGATCGGCACGGGCATGGATGGCTGGGGCATGGATGTCACGCCCCACGTGGGTGGCTCCGTGGGCAACGTGTTCACTCAGTTGAGCACCGGGCTCACCCTGCGCGCCGGGCGCGATCTACCCCTGGACTGGGGACCGCCGCGGATCCAGCCGGCGCTGCCCGGCTCCGGTGTCTTCCGGCCGCGCTCGGACTTCGGCTGGTACCTGTTCGCCGGCGTCGACGGCCGAGCGGTGGCACGGGACATCTTCCTGGACGGCAACACGTTCAAGGACTCCCGCAGCGCCGATAAACGGCCGTTCATCGGCGAGGTCCAGGTGGGCGGGGCAATGAACATCGGCCGGCGCATCCGCATCACCTACACCCACGTCTTCCCCACCCGGGAGTTCCGCGGCCAGGAGGGGACCCAGGACTTCGGCGCCATCGCAGGGTCGATGGTCTTCTAG
- a CDS encoding CopG family ribbon-helix-helix protein: protein MATPTSIKLDEELKDRVQRLANSRERSAHWLMRAAIEEYVDREERREAFKREALEAWETYQATGLHVTSDEMRKWLASWGTEDELPAPKCHE from the coding sequence ATGGCGACACCAACCTCCATTAAACTCGATGAGGAACTCAAGGACCGCGTGCAACGCCTGGCCAACTCCCGCGAGCGCTCAGCGCATTGGCTGATGCGCGCGGCCATTGAGGAGTACGTGGACCGAGAGGAAAGGCGGGAGGCATTCAAGCGGGAAGCACTCGAGGCGTGGGAGACCTACCAGGCCACCGGCCTGCATGTGACCTCCGACGAGATGCGGAAGTGGCTGGCCAGTTGGGGGACTGAGGACGAACTGCCGGCGCCGAAGTGTCACGAGTAA
- a CDS encoding FmdB family zinc ribbon protein: MPIYEYLCDNCGHEQEAIQKFSDDPLTDCEACHEPKLRRKISAAAFRLKGGGWYETDFKDGNRRNVIGDSSSANGSGSGEKTEKSGGEGKAASGEGGKKDTAKKESTPTKTAASDA, translated from the coding sequence ATGCCGATTTACGAATACCTCTGCGACAACTGTGGGCACGAACAGGAAGCCATCCAGAAGTTCAGCGACGATCCGCTGACCGACTGCGAGGCCTGCCACGAACCGAAGCTGCGCCGCAAAATCTCCGCCGCGGCCTTCCGCCTGAAAGGCGGCGGCTGGTACGAGACCGACTTCAAGGACGGCAACCGCCGTAACGTCATCGGCGACAGCAGCAGCGCCAACGGCTCCGGCAGCGGCGAGAAAACCGAGAAATCCGGCGGCGAAGGCAAGGCCGCCAGCGGCGAGGGCGGCAAGAAGGACACCGCCAAGAAAGAGAGCACCCCAACCAAAACGGCCGCAAGCGACGCGTAG
- a CDS encoding SDR family NAD(P)-dependent oxidoreductase, which translates to MAGLFITDDRDDPRMTTARSILISGCSSGIGHATALHLKERGWRVFAGARSDPDLYALRDRGLEAVHLDMDSSASINAAVETVLASTGGTLDALFNNAGFGQPGAVEDLTRHALRQQFETNLFGAQELTNLVLPAMRRQGHGRIIYNSSVLGFAALPYRGAYVASKFAMEGLVDTLRMELQGTGIHVSLVEPGPIVSRFRANAFARYRENIDAANSAHARAYTAMERRLTAPDQAGGFTLQASVVARKVERALEARRPKPRYYVTVPTWLFGILRRFLSSRAMDRVLLASTAGERRVPDDSEQ; encoded by the coding sequence ATGGCCGGTCTTTTCATCACCGACGACAGGGACGACCCCCGCATGACCACTGCGCGCAGCATTCTGATTTCCGGCTGCTCCTCGGGCATCGGCCATGCAACGGCGCTGCACCTGAAGGAGCGGGGCTGGCGCGTGTTTGCCGGCGCGCGGTCCGATCCGGACCTGTACGCACTGCGCGATCGCGGGCTGGAGGCCGTGCACCTGGACATGGACAGCTCCGCGAGCATCAACGCGGCGGTGGAGACCGTACTGGCGAGCACCGGCGGAACCCTCGATGCGCTGTTCAACAATGCCGGGTTCGGCCAGCCGGGGGCGGTGGAGGATCTCACGCGGCACGCCCTGCGCCAGCAGTTCGAGACCAATCTATTCGGCGCCCAGGAGCTGACCAACCTGGTGCTGCCGGCCATGCGCCGCCAGGGGCACGGGCGCATTATCTACAACAGCTCCGTGCTCGGTTTCGCCGCTCTGCCCTATCGCGGCGCCTACGTGGCCTCGAAGTTCGCCATGGAGGGGCTGGTGGATACCCTGCGCATGGAACTGCAGGGGACGGGGATTCACGTCAGCCTGGTGGAGCCCGGCCCCATCGTGAGCCGCTTCCGCGCCAACGCCTTCGCCCGCTACCGCGAGAACATCGATGCCGCCAACAGCGCCCATGCACGCGCCTACACGGCCATGGAGCGGCGCCTGACCGCACCGGACCAGGCCGGCGGCTTCACCCTGCAGGCTTCAGTGGTGGCACGCAAGGTGGAGCGCGCCCTGGAGGCCCGGCGGCCGAAGCCGCGTTACTACGTCACTGTGCCCACCTGGCTGTTCGGCATTCTGCGGCGGTTCCTCTCCTCCCGCGCCATGGACCGGGTGCTGCTGGCGAGCACTGCCGGCGAGCGCCGCGTTCCCGACGATTCGGAGCAGTGA
- a CDS encoding GGDEF domain-containing protein: MTETLGPSGDDVRDALAYCPNLPSLSSVAVKVVQLAREPDPDATQLAHTLSQDPALATRVLRTSNSPLYAQRRTAKTLHQAISILGLNTTITVALSFALADSLRTSAQAAYVNDYVWRRSLLGAMACREIGQTIGYRDPESLFLAGLMQDIGILALQTALPERYGKITNDRPTHQTLIEREQQAFGCDHAQAGAWLLAQWHLPDYLVEAVAGSHAPQSAGRGEQRERLSRIVSLASTVAELFLAGDGHVDPGDMAAEADQLLDLDGPELTEALDRISEHIPGTETLFETTIVSATYAAGVVDQAREILTTRQLEMIRQMAAREREASELEESTRQWRETAHRDRLTGLNNRWHLDQRLEGEFALARDNQWPLTVAFIDLDHFKGVNDQHGHLTGDRILAEAAKTLAVRLRDGDCVARYGGEEFIVLLPGTDREHASMVMERLRSALESTRFMSDDGHPVEVTASIGLTVFEPGTREVDGPSTLVREADRALYDAKERGRNRVERFLRDSA, encoded by the coding sequence AACCGGACCCGGACGCCACGCAGCTTGCACACACCCTGAGCCAGGACCCCGCCCTGGCCACTCGCGTGCTGCGGACCAGCAACTCGCCGCTGTACGCGCAGCGCCGTACGGCCAAGACGCTGCACCAGGCCATTTCGATTCTGGGGCTCAACACGACCATCACGGTGGCGCTCAGCTTTGCCCTGGCGGATTCTCTGCGCACGTCAGCACAGGCGGCCTATGTGAATGATTATGTCTGGCGGCGCTCGCTGCTCGGGGCCATGGCGTGTCGCGAGATCGGGCAGACCATCGGGTATCGTGATCCGGAGTCATTGTTCCTGGCAGGGCTGATGCAGGACATAGGCATTCTGGCGCTCCAGACGGCGCTGCCGGAGCGCTACGGGAAGATCACCAACGACCGGCCCACCCACCAGACCCTGATAGAGCGGGAACAGCAGGCGTTCGGTTGCGATCACGCGCAGGCCGGTGCGTGGCTGCTGGCGCAATGGCATCTCCCCGATTACCTGGTGGAGGCGGTTGCCGGGAGCCATGCGCCGCAGTCTGCGGGGCGAGGAGAACAACGCGAACGGCTCTCCCGCATTGTCTCTTTGGCGAGCACGGTCGCCGAGCTGTTCCTCGCCGGGGACGGTCATGTCGACCCCGGCGATATGGCCGCTGAGGCAGACCAGCTCCTGGATCTTGACGGTCCTGAACTGACAGAGGCGCTTGACCGGATCTCGGAGCATATCCCGGGCACGGAGACCTTGTTCGAGACGACCATCGTCTCGGCGACCTATGCCGCCGGTGTGGTCGATCAGGCCCGGGAGATCCTCACCACCCGGCAGCTCGAGATGATCCGCCAGATGGCCGCCCGCGAGCGCGAGGCCAGCGAACTCGAGGAGAGCACGCGCCAGTGGCGTGAGACCGCGCACCGGGACCGGCTCACTGGCCTCAACAACCGCTGGCACCTGGATCAGCGCCTCGAGGGCGAGTTCGCCCTGGCCCGTGACAACCAGTGGCCGCTGACCGTGGCGTTCATCGATCTGGACCACTTCAAGGGCGTCAACGATCAGCACGGCCACCTCACCGGTGACCGCATCCTTGCCGAGGCGGCGAAAACCCTGGCCGTGCGCCTGCGCGACGGCGACTGCGTCGCGCGCTACGGGGGCGAGGAATTCATCGTGCTTTTGCCCGGCACCGACCGGGAGCATGCCAGCATGGTCATGGAACGCCTGCGCTCCGCCCTGGAGTCGACCCGCTTCATGAGCGATGACGGGCACCCTGTCGAGGTTACTGCCTCCATCGGCCTGACCGTGTTCGAGCCCGGGACCAGAGAGGTGGACGGCCCGTCCACGCTGGTCCGCGAGGCTGATCGGGCTCTGTACGATGCCAAGGAACGTGGCCGTAATCGGGTGGAGCGGTTTTTGCGCGACAGCGCCTGA
- a CDS encoding DUF1614 domain-containing protein: MSIAFEKLGLTAGSGMLLLLSCIAGSLINMPLFQMQASAPQQTDQPPSPMPWLRRLQPPFEGKTVVCINLGGAIIPVAFSAYLLATQPVPLGAVLLAVIGQSAVCYFFSRPIPGMGIGMPILIAPITAAVLAVMLGGEQSAPVAYVAGTLGVLVGADLLRINNIRELGVPVASIGGAGTFDGVFITGIVAVLLA, from the coding sequence GTGAGTATCGCCTTCGAGAAGCTGGGGCTGACGGCGGGGTCGGGGATGCTGCTGTTGCTGAGCTGCATCGCCGGCAGCCTGATCAACATGCCGCTGTTCCAGATGCAGGCGTCGGCGCCGCAGCAGACCGACCAGCCCCCCTCGCCCATGCCCTGGCTGCGGCGCTTGCAGCCGCCCTTCGAGGGCAAGACGGTGGTGTGCATCAACCTGGGCGGGGCCATCATCCCGGTGGCGTTCAGCGCCTATCTGCTGGCCACCCAGCCGGTGCCGCTGGGTGCGGTGCTGCTGGCCGTTATCGGCCAGAGTGCGGTGTGCTATTTCTTCAGCCGGCCGATTCCGGGCATGGGCATCGGCATGCCCATTCTCATCGCGCCCATCACGGCAGCGGTGCTGGCGGTGATGCTCGGTGGCGAGCAGTCGGCGCCGGTGGCGTACGTCGCCGGAACGCTGGGGGTACTGGTGGGTGCGGACCTCCTGCGCATCAATAACATCCGCGAACTGGGGGTGCCGGTGGCGTCCATCGGTGGTGCCGGAACCTTCGACGGCGTGTTCATCACCGGTATCGTCGCGGTGTTGCTGGCCTGA
- a CDS encoding sensor domain-containing diguanylate cyclase: MPDAQQPLGDAGALRACVQEASTLAATAGAFVAVWEDGNLVHQEHAHLVCISSWTALATCRCILRGSLRRMLVTPAGVVHAQLASPDSGKPTPRAAKGTAQLAFRYIRRPFAAVTFGDAWQRRRGVMLIAYADDAEPTKADLDALARIASHAHLPGSSAGEAASDDEGPDVASADATAAATAGFGEQAKPAAPPDVRQGSFARQLHDTLDNIPDALCLLDQQWRFTFLNQRCERMIGRTRMDLLGQVIWEAFPQLDRSALLAAHEDARLNQVSRTVEVHLAAIGADFEIRIHPGRHGIMLYFQDITERKRKEREVEHLAQHDTLTGLPNRFALEQVLEQQSRQPARWAGFYAVLFIDLDGFKDINDTCGHVEADGVLVEVGRRLQEAVRNQDTVARYGGDEFVVVLCGLSDDAAAATEETERVAHKLLDAVRAPILVGGRTRRIDASIGAAISPIGKGEAQCLLRQADTAMYRAKRSHTGQIGVFDGGRTDSVLAVETRDRSSAGY; the protein is encoded by the coding sequence ATGCCCGACGCGCAACAGCCCCTTGGCGATGCCGGGGCCCTGAGGGCGTGTGTCCAGGAGGCCAGCACCCTGGCTGCCACTGCTGGCGCCTTCGTCGCCGTCTGGGAGGACGGCAACCTGGTGCACCAGGAACACGCTCACCTCGTGTGCATCTCGTCATGGACCGCACTTGCGACCTGCCGATGCATTCTCCGCGGCAGCCTTCGACGCATGCTGGTCACGCCCGCCGGCGTGGTGCATGCGCAGCTCGCATCCCCGGATTCGGGCAAGCCCACGCCCCGGGCCGCGAAAGGGACGGCGCAGCTTGCCTTCCGCTATATCCGCCGCCCCTTTGCGGCCGTCACCTTCGGTGACGCTTGGCAGCGGCGACGCGGTGTCATGCTGATTGCGTACGCGGACGACGCGGAGCCGACGAAGGCGGATCTGGACGCGCTTGCCCGCATTGCCAGCCATGCCCACCTCCCGGGCAGCTCCGCCGGTGAGGCGGCGAGCGACGATGAAGGTCCCGACGTTGCTTCGGCAGATGCAACGGCCGCCGCAACTGCCGGGTTTGGTGAGCAGGCCAAGCCGGCGGCGCCACCGGACGTGCGGCAGGGAAGTTTTGCCAGACAACTGCACGACACGCTGGACAACATTCCGGACGCCTTGTGCCTGCTCGACCAGCAGTGGCGCTTCACCTTCCTCAATCAGCGCTGTGAGCGCATGATCGGACGCACCCGGATGGATCTTCTCGGGCAGGTGATCTGGGAGGCCTTTCCGCAGCTCGATCGCTCCGCGCTGCTCGCCGCCCACGAGGACGCGCGCCTGAATCAGGTGTCCCGAACGGTGGAGGTGCATCTGGCCGCCATCGGCGCGGATTTCGAGATCCGCATCCATCCCGGTCGCCACGGCATCATGCTCTACTTCCAGGACATCACCGAGCGCAAGCGGAAAGAGCGCGAAGTCGAACACCTGGCCCAACACGACACGCTTACGGGGCTGCCGAACCGCTTTGCCCTGGAGCAGGTCCTGGAGCAGCAGAGCCGACAGCCCGCGCGCTGGGCAGGCTTCTATGCTGTGCTGTTCATCGACCTGGACGGCTTCAAGGACATCAATGACACCTGCGGCCACGTGGAGGCCGACGGGGTACTTGTTGAAGTCGGCCGCCGGCTGCAGGAGGCCGTGCGCAACCAGGACACGGTTGCCCGCTACGGCGGCGACGAGTTCGTCGTCGTCCTGTGCGGGCTCAGCGATGATGCCGCCGCCGCGACAGAGGAAACCGAACGGGTGGCGCACAAGCTTCTGGACGCCGTTCGGGCACCGATCCTCGTCGGCGGCCGGACACGGCGGATTGATGCGAGCATCGGCGCGGCCATCAGCCCGATCGGTAAGGGCGAGGCCCAATGCCTCCTGCGTCAGGCCGACACGGCGATGTATCGGGCCAAACGCAGCCACACCGGTCAGATCGGCGTCTTTGACGGCGGCAGGACCGACTCCGTGCTGGCGGTTGAAACGCGGGACCGTTCGTCGGCGGGCTACTAA